The sequence GGGCGTCAAGACGGTGCGCAGCTACTCCATGTTCGGTTTCTCGACCATCTACGTCATCTTCAACGAGGATGTGGAGTTCTACTGGTCGCGCTCCCGGTTGCTGGAAAAGCTCAACAGCCTGCCGCCCGGCACGCTGCCACAGGGTGTTCAGCCGACGCTGGGCCCGGACGCAACGGCCCTGGGTCAGGTCTTCTGGTACACGCTGGAAGGGCGCGATGAACAGGGCAACCCCACCGGAGGGTGGGACCTCGACGAGCTGCGGTCCATCCAGGACTGGTACGTCCGCTACGCCCTGCTCGGCGCGGACGGCGTCAGCGAGACTGCGTCCGTGGGCGGCTTCGTCAAAGAGTACCAGATCGACGTGGACCCGGACGCCATGCGCACCGCGGGCGTCAGCCTGGAAAACGTGTTCTCGGCCGTGAAGCAGTCGAACCTCGACGTGGGCGCGCGGACCATCGAGATCAACAGCGTCGAATACCTCATTCGGGGCATCGGCTTCGTCAAGAACCTCGGCGACATCGAGGAGGCCGTCATCAAGGTCTCCAACAACGTGCCCATCCGGGTGAAGGACGTGGCCAGGGTCACGCTGGGGCCGGCCCTGCGGCGCGGCGTGCTCGACAAGGGCGGCGCCGAGGCCGTGGGCGGCGTGGTGGTTGTCCGCTACGGGGAAAACCCGCTTCAGGTCATCAAGAACGTCAAGGCCAAGATCAAGGAGATCTCCCCCGGTCTGCCCAGCAAGGTGCTGCCCGACGGCACGGTCTCCAAGGTGACTATCGTGCCGTTCTACGACCGCTCGGGGCTCATCAACGAGACGCTGGGGACCCTGAATACGGCCCTGACCGAGGAAATCCTCATCACCATCATCGTCGTGCTCATCGCGGTCATGCACCTGCGCAGTTCGTTGCTCATCTCCTCGCTGCTGCCCCTGGCGGTGATGATGGTCTTCATCGGCATGAAGACGTTCAAGGTGGACGCCAACATCGTGGCCCTGTCCGGCATCGCCATCGCCATCGGTACCATGGTCGATATGGGCATCATCATCTGCGAAAACATCATCAAGAAATTCGAGCAGGCCTCGCTGGACCAGAACCGGCTCAAGCTCATATTCGAGGGCGCGTCCGAGGTGGGCAGCGCTATCATGACGGCGGTGGCCACGACCATCGTCAGCTTCCTGCCTGTCTTCGCCATGGAGGGGCCGGAGGGCAAGCTGTTCAAGCCGCTGGCCTACACCAAGAGCTTCGCGCTCATCGCCTCCATCATCGTGGCCCTGACCGTACTTCCGGCCATCGCCCACCTAATTTACAGGCGCAAGGCCCCCGACGCCAGAAAACGGTTGCCCGACCACTTCCTCAACGCGGTCTACATCGCCGCAGGGCTGGCCGTGTGCGTCTTCGTCAAGTGGTGGGTGGGGCTCTTCCTGGTCGTCCTGGGGCTGCACCGCATGTTCGGCCATCGGCTGCCGCACCGCTGCGAAGTCTGCTTCTCCAAGCTGGAGAACTGGGGCGTCATTGTTCTGGTGACCATTTTCCTGGCCTCGCACTGGCTGCCGCTGGGGCCGGAAAAGGGGGATGTGCGCAACGTCGTCTTCGTCGCGTCGCTCCTCGGCGGGCTGATGCTCATCTTCCAGATCTTCCAACGCGGTTATCCCAGGATGCTGCGCTGGGTGCTTGACCACAAGGCCTCGTTCATGGCGTTGCCCGTGGCGGTAGTCCTTCTTGGCGGGATGATCTGGTTCGGGGCCGGGGCCATGACGTCCTGGCTGCCGGATTCGGTCCGGGCCTCCGGTCCGGTCGGCGGGCTCATGCACGCCTTCCCGGGACTGGGCAAGGAGTTCATGCCGCCCCTGGACGAAGGGTCGTTTCTCTACATGCCCACCACCATGCCCCACGCCTCCATCGGCGAAGTGCAGGACGTCCTGTCCAAGCAGGACATGTCCATACGCGGCATCCCGGAAGTGGAGAGCGCGGTGGGCAAACTGGGACGCGCCGACACCCCGCTTGATCCGGCTCCGGTCTCCATGATCGAGACGGTCATCAACTACAAGCCCGAGTACATCATCGACCAATCCGGCAAACGGCTTCGGTTCCGTTTCGACGAGGAGCAGAAGGACTACTTCCGTTCCGCCGACGGCAAGCCGCTGCCCGCAGGCGACGGACTGCCCTACATCGTGCAGGGGTACTACCCCCGAGACGAGCAGGGCGCGCTCATCCCCGACCCGGACGGCAAGCCGTTCAGGCAGTGGCGCACCTCGCTCGACCCGGCGCTGAACCCCGGCAGGACCGAGTGGCCGGGCATCCGCAACCCGGACGACATCTGGGACGAGATCGCCCGCGCCGCCGAGATCCCCGGCACCACCTCCGCGCCCAAGCTCCAGCCCATCGCCGCGCGCATCGTCATGCTCCAATCCGGCATGCGCGCCCCAATGGGCATCAAGGTCAAGGGGCCCAACTTGGAGTCCATCGAATCGTTCGGCATGCAGCTGGAACGGCTGCTGAAGGAGATACCGTCCATCCAGCCCGCGGCCGTGGTCGCGGACCGTATCGTGGGCAAGCCGTACCTGGAGATCGTCATCGACCGCGAGGCCATCGCCCGCTACGGCATCAGGCTGCAGAAGGTGCAGAACGTCATCGAGGTGGCCGTGGGCGGCAAGATGCTGTCCACTTCGGTGGAAGGCCGCGAGCGCTACCCCATGCGGGTGCGCTACATGCGCGAGCTGCGCGACACCATGGAGGGGCTTGAGAACATCCTGGTGGCGGCCCCGTCCGGCGAGCAGATTCCGCTCAAGCAACTGGCCGAGCTGCGCTACGTGCGCGGCCCCCAGGTCATCAAGAGCGAGGATACCTTCCTCATCGGCTACGTGCTCTTCGACAAGAAGGCCGGGTTCGCCGAGGTGGACGTGGTCGAACACGCGCGGGCCTACATCGACAGCAAGATCGCTTCGGGCGAACTGAAGGTGCCGAGCGGCGTGTCCTACGAGTTCGCAGGCAACTACGAGAACCAGATACGGGCCCAGAAGAAGCTGGCGGTCATCCTGCCCCTGGCCCTCATGGTCATCGTGCTCATCCTGTACCTCCAGTTCAAGTCCATCGCCACCACGCTGATGGTCTTCTCGGGCATCCTCGTGGCCTGGTCCGGCGGATTCCTGATGATCTGGCTTTACGGGCAGGACTGGTTCCTGAACTTCAGCGTGTTCGGCACCCATATGCGCGACCTGTTCCAGGTGCACCCGATCAACCTGAGTGTGGCCATCTGGGTGGGCTTCCTGGCCCTGTTCGGCATCGCTTCGGACGATGGCGTCATCATGGCGACCTATCTCGACGAGAGCCGGGGTACGCGCGACATGAGCAGTATCCCGGCCATCAGGCGGGCCATCCTTGAGGGGGCCCAGCGGCGCATTCGCCCGGCCCTGATGACGTCGGCCACCACCATCCTCGCGCTTATTCCGGTTCTGACCTCCACCGGGCGCGGCGCGGACATCATGGTGCCCATGGCCATCCCCTCGTTCGGCGGCATGACCATCGCCATCCTGACCG is a genomic window of uncultured Pseudodesulfovibrio sp. containing:
- a CDS encoding efflux RND transporter permease subunit produces the protein MDTNSRIEAKTLTDKTIRFCLEHKLVVFLLVAVVLGWGLVVAPFDWRIEGLPRDPVPVDAIPDIGENQQIVFTQWMGRSPQDMEDQVTYPLTVALLGIPGVKTVRSYSMFGFSTIYVIFNEDVEFYWSRSRLLEKLNSLPPGTLPQGVQPTLGPDATALGQVFWYTLEGRDEQGNPTGGWDLDELRSIQDWYVRYALLGADGVSETASVGGFVKEYQIDVDPDAMRTAGVSLENVFSAVKQSNLDVGARTIEINSVEYLIRGIGFVKNLGDIEEAVIKVSNNVPIRVKDVARVTLGPALRRGVLDKGGAEAVGGVVVVRYGENPLQVIKNVKAKIKEISPGLPSKVLPDGTVSKVTIVPFYDRSGLINETLGTLNTALTEEILITIIVVLIAVMHLRSSLLISSLLPLAVMMVFIGMKTFKVDANIVALSGIAIAIGTMVDMGIIICENIIKKFEQASLDQNRLKLIFEGASEVGSAIMTAVATTIVSFLPVFAMEGPEGKLFKPLAYTKSFALIASIIVALTVLPAIAHLIYRRKAPDARKRLPDHFLNAVYIAAGLAVCVFVKWWVGLFLVVLGLHRMFGHRLPHRCEVCFSKLENWGVIVLVTIFLASHWLPLGPEKGDVRNVVFVASLLGGLMLIFQIFQRGYPRMLRWVLDHKASFMALPVAVVLLGGMIWFGAGAMTSWLPDSVRASGPVGGLMHAFPGLGKEFMPPLDEGSFLYMPTTMPHASIGEVQDVLSKQDMSIRGIPEVESAVGKLGRADTPLDPAPVSMIETVINYKPEYIIDQSGKRLRFRFDEEQKDYFRSADGKPLPAGDGLPYIVQGYYPRDEQGALIPDPDGKPFRQWRTSLDPALNPGRTEWPGIRNPDDIWDEIARAAEIPGTTSAPKLQPIAARIVMLQSGMRAPMGIKVKGPNLESIESFGMQLERLLKEIPSIQPAAVVADRIVGKPYLEIVIDREAIARYGIRLQKVQNVIEVAVGGKMLSTSVEGRERYPMRVRYMRELRDTMEGLENILVAAPSGEQIPLKQLAELRYVRGPQVIKSEDTFLIGYVLFDKKAGFAEVDVVEHARAYIDSKIASGELKVPSGVSYEFAGNYENQIRAQKKLAVILPLALMVIVLILYLQFKSIATTLMVFSGILVAWSGGFLMIWLYGQDWFLNFSVFGTHMRDLFQVHPINLSVAIWVGFLALFGIASDDGVIMATYLDESRGTRDMSSIPAIRRAILEGAQRRIRPALMTSATTILALIPVLTSTGRGADIMVPMAIPSFGGMTIAILTVFVVPTLYCLMEEIKFRHGKRQTLSESNNDQPNNG